Genomic segment of Candidatus Deferrimicrobiaceae bacterium:
TCGACGACGTCGGCGTCGACGCGATCCTCGTGGGCGACTCGCTGGGTCAGGTGGTGCTCGGCCTCCCGAGCACCCTCGGGGTGACGATGGAGGACATGGTGCGGCACACGGGCGCGGCGGCGCGCGGGACGCGGCGGGCGTTCCTGATCGCGGACATGCCGTTCCTCTCCTTCCAGACGGGACCGGAAGAGGCGATCCGCAACGCGGGGCGGCTCCTCCAGGCGGGTGCGCAAGCCGTCAAACTCGAGGGGGGGCGCACCATGGAGGGCGCCATCCGGGCGATCACCCGGTGCGACATCCCGGTGATGGCGCACGTGGGGCTCACCCCCCAGTCGGTCCACCGGATGGGGGGGTACCGGGTGCAGGGGAGGGAGGAGGCGCAGCGGCAGCGTCTGCGGGACGACGCGCGGGCCGTGCAGGAGGCCGGGGCCTTCTCGGTGGTCCTCGAGGGGATCCCCGCCGACCTCGCGGGGGAGATCACGGAGGAGCTTGCGATCCCCACGATCGGCATCGGCGCCGGCCCCCGCTGCGACGGACAGGTCCTGGTGATGCAGGACCTCCTGGGCCTCTTCGACGAGTTCCGCCCGAAGTTCGTGAAGCGGTTCGGGGAGCTCAAGAAACCGGTGCAGGACGCCGTCCGGGCGTACGCCGACGAGGTGCGGCGGGGGAAATTCCCGGGGAAGGAGCACTCGTTCTGATGGAGATCTTCCGCCGCCCCGGAGAGATGCAGGCGTGGGCCGATTCGCAGCGCGCGGCGGGCAAACGGATCGGGCTCGTCCCCACGATGGGGTACCTGCACGAGGGGCACGTAAGCCTCGTGCGGATCGCCCGGGAACACGGGTGCGACGCGGTGGGCGCGACCCTCTTCGTCAACCCGACCCAGTTCGGCCCCGGGGAGGATTACGAGAGGTACCCGCGGAACGAGGAGCGCG
This window contains:
- the panB gene encoding 3-methyl-2-oxobutanoate hydroxymethyltransferase is translated as MKESADKVTILDFARWKEKGERIVVITAYDALFARIFDDVGVDAILVGDSLGQVVLGLPSTLGVTMEDMVRHTGAAARGTRRAFLIADMPFLSFQTGPEEAIRNAGRLLQAGAQAVKLEGGRTMEGAIRAITRCDIPVMAHVGLTPQSVHRMGGYRVQGREEAQRQRLRDDARAVQEAGAFSVVLEGIPADLAGEITEELAIPTIGIGAGPRCDGQVLVMQDLLGLFDEFRPKFVKRFGELKKPVQDAVRAYADEVRRGKFPGKEHSF